The following coding sequences lie in one Arachis hypogaea cultivar Tifrunner chromosome 9, arahy.Tifrunner.gnm2.J5K5, whole genome shotgun sequence genomic window:
- the LOC112711741 gene encoding meiotic recombination protein DMC1 homolog, with the protein MKRGGSATSFAACLHSAYNSRFTVMLAAITNFSLPFPALYIYWDLHLFNKRFKISHTVLSLRNIQISPPKISFLHQTKMLAALKAEESSGQLQLVEREDVEDDDDLFEAIDKLISQGINAGDVKKLQDAGIYTCNGLMMHTKKNLTGIKGLSEAKVDKICEAAEKLVNFGYITGSDVLLKRKSVIRITTGSQALDELLGGGIETSSITEAFGEFRSGKTQLAHTLCVSTQLPTSMRGGNGKVAYIDTEGTFRPDRIVPIAERFGMDPAAVLDNIIYARAYTYEHQYNLLLGLAAKMSEEPFRLLIVDSVIALFRVDFSGRGELAERQQRLAQMLSRLVKIAEEFNVAVYMTNQVIADPGGGVFVTDPKKPAGGHVLAHAATIRLMFRKGKGEQRVCKVFDAPNLPEAEAVFQITPGGIADAKD; encoded by the exons atgaaaagaggAGGAAGCGCGACCAGTTTTGCTGCATGCCTGCATAGCGCATACAATTCACGCTTCACAGTCATGCTCGCAGCTATAACGAACTTCTCACTCCCATTTCCCGCCCTCTATATATATTGGGACCTTCACTTGTTCAATAAAAGATTCAAAATCTCTCACACAGTTCTCTCTCTCAGGAACATTCAAATTTCCCCTCCGAAGATCTCTTTCCTTCACCAAACCAAAATGCTTGCTGCGCTCAA AGCTGAAGAATCGAGCGGCCAGTTGCAGCTCGTGGAACGCGAAGACGTTGAAGACGATGATGACCTCTTCGAAGCCATCGATAAAC TGATCTCTCAAGGAATCAATGCTGGAGATGTGAAGAAGCTTCAGGACGCAGGGATCTATACTTGCAATGGGTTGATGATGCACACAAAGAAG AACTTGACTGGAATCAAAGGCTTATCTGAGGCTAAGGTCGATAAGATCTGCGAAGCCGCTGAGAAGCTTGTG AATTTTGGTTATATTACTGGAAGTGATGTGCTGCTCAAA AGAAAATCTGTGATCCGAATTACAACAGGAAGCCAAGCGCTTGATGAATTGCTAGGAg gcgGAATCGAGACATCGTCAATTACGGAAGCATTTGGAGAATTCCG ttctGGGAAAACGCAGCTTGCACATACTCTCTGCGTTTCAACTCAG CTTCCAACAAGTATGCGGGGAGGGAATGGAAAAGTTGCTTACATTGACACAGAAGGAACTTT CCGACCTGACCGAATTGTCCCGATAGCTGAGAGATTTGGCATGGATCCTGCCGCTGTTCTGGACAAT ATTATATATGCTCGTGCCTACACTTACGAGCATCAGTATAACCTTCTCCTTGGTTTGGCTGCTAAAATGTCCGAAGAACCATTCAGACTTCTG atagTGGATTCAGTCATTGCTCTGTTTCGGGTGGACTTTTCAGGAAGAGGAGAGCTGGCAGAGCGCCAG CAAAGACTGGCACAGATGCTTTCTCGATTAGTAAAGATAGCTGAGGAATTCAATGTTGCAGTTTATATGACAAATCAAG TTATAGCCGATCCCGGAGGTGGGGTGTTTGTAACTGATCCGAAAAAACCAGCCGGTGGGCATGTGCTGGCCCATGCAGCCACAATAAGGCTGATGTTCAGGAAAGGGAAAGGGGAACAGCGCGTTTGCAAAGTGTTTGACGCCCCAAACCTTCCAGAGGCAGAAGCG GTCTTCCAGATAACACCAGGAGGCATTGCAGACGCAAAGGATTAG
- the LOC112711742 gene encoding stem-specific protein TSJT1, with product MLAVFEKSVAKSPEALQSPQSNSVSSLKDGFLAQHFSSVHPGSVTVNLGSSGLLAYSLERQNPLLPRLFAVVDDIFCLFQGHLENVAHLKQQYGLNKTANEVIIVIEAYRTLRDRGPYPAAQVVRDFQGKFAFILFDSGSKTAFIAADADGCVPFYWGADADGNLVLADEKEVVTKSCGTSSAPFPKGFFFTTSGGLSSFEHPLNEVKPVPRVDSSGQVCGATFKVDEAKKESTGMSRVGSAANWSDNI from the exons ATGCTGGCGGTTTTTGAGAAGTCGGTGGCGAAGAGCCCAGAGGCTCTGCAGAGTCCTCAGTCAAACTCTGTTTCATCACTCAAAGATGGGTTTTTGGCGCAGCACTTCTCATCTGTTCATCCTGGCTCCGTTACCGTCAATCTTGGCTCTTCAGGTCTCTTGGCCTATTCTCTTGAGAGACAGAACCCCCTTCTCCCAAG GCTATTTGCGGTTGTGGATGACATCTTCTGCTTGTTTCAAGGCCACCTTGAGAATGTTGCTCATCTGAAGCAGCAATATGGATTGAATAAAACGGCAAATGAGGTGATCATTGTCATAGAGGCATACAGAACTCTCAGAGATCGTGGTCCCTATCCTGCTGCTCAGGTCGTGAGAGATTTCCAAGGCAAATTTGCGTTTATTCTGTTTGACAGTGGTTCTAAAACCGCATTTATTGCTGCA GATGCTGATGGGTGTGTTCCCTTCTATTGGGGAGCTGATGCCGATGGAAATCTTGTTCTTGCAGACGAGAAAGAGGTTGTAACTAAGAGCTGTGGGACATCTTCTGCACCATTCCCTAAAG GATTCTTCTTTACAACATCCGGAGGTTTGAGCAGTTTTGAGCATCCACTTAATGAGGTGAAGCCTGTCCCAAGAGTTGACAGTTCTGGTCAGGTATGTGGTGCAACTTTCAAGGTGGATGAAGCTAAGAAGGAATCAACTGGCATGTCAAGGGTTGGGAGTGCTGCTAACTGGTCGGATAATATCTAA